From the genome of Desulfovibrio sp. JY:
CATGCGCGAGGTCGAGCGCGCGCGCAGGGTCGCCCCGGGCCGCGAGGCCAAGGCCATCATGATCACCTGCCACGACGACGTCAAAAACGTCAGCGAATCCTTTTTCCACGGCAATGCCTCGTGCTATTTCACCAAGCCCATCGACCTGCGGGCCATGGTGGCGCGGCTCAAGCAGGACGGCCTGCTTTAAGCTGTTCTTTATCCTTCTTTTTCCAAAAAAGATTTTACATCGTCACAAAGAGGCGATACGGCAGAGTTAAGTCCCAAGTTGCGCCGCGCGACGCGATTGCGCTTCGCCGCGGCAAGGCCATTTTCGAGGAGGATGTCCCATGTCGCTGAAAAAAAAGTTCCTGAAAAGCAAACCCGTCTGCAAGGTAACTTTCGTTTTGGCCAAGGAGCAGGCCAAGGACGCCGGCAATGTCGGCCTCGTCGGCGAATTCAACGATTGGGAGATCGACGCCACGCCCATGCGCCGGCAAAAGGACGGTTCCTTTTCCGTCACCCTTGACCTCCCGACCGGTCGGGAATACCAGTTCCGCTATCTGATCGATGGGGAGATCTGGATCAGCGACCCCGAATCGGACAAGCACGCCTTTTCCCCGTTCGGCGACTGCGAGAATTCCGTCGTCACGGCCTAGGCCCGCGCCGATGACCGTGTGCCCGACCCGCGTCCTCCGCCCCGCTCCCCTGCCGGGCCGGGCACGCGGGAATCGAACGGAACCCCGCCGACGCGGGACACGCCGCAACGACATGCCGGCGATCGGAAAGAGCTCGCCCGGGGACGTGTGGAACGCGCCGCGTCGCTGCGGAACGCCATAAACGAACCGCCGCCCTTCCCCGGACCGGACCATGGCCGCCCGGATACAAAACGTCTGCCTCATCCACTCGCACCTCGGGCCGGCCCTTGCGCGCCTGGGCGTGCGCGCAACGCACCTCGACCCGCCCCAGGGAACGG
Proteins encoded in this window:
- a CDS encoding isoamylase early set domain-containing protein, whose amino-acid sequence is MSLKKKFLKSKPVCKVTFVLAKEQAKDAGNVGLVGEFNDWEIDATPMRRQKDGSFSVTLDLPTGREYQFRYLIDGEIWISDPESDKHAFSPFGDCENSVVTA